Part of the Candidatus Wallbacteria bacterium genome is shown below.
TCTGCCAAGCTGCTTCAGAGTCGCTTTTTTCCGGAAAAGAGCGACGACCGCTGCAGCCAGTTTCTTCACTGCCAGGGCTTTTTTCAAACCGCCCCTGAAATAGAGATTGGTATCGTCGTTCTCTGCAATAATCGCGGACAGCGTCAACCGGCAGGCTGTATCCTGATCAAAACCGCGGTTGCGGCAGACAGAAAGAATCGGCAGGGCTTCCTTGAAAACCAGTGGGAAACCGGCTTCAACCTCACCTCTCGCACCAGTGATTCCGAATTTTTCATGAGCCATCTGTCCATGGGTGGCACCGGGACTCTCAAGTTCAGCAGTCAATCCCCGGCAGATTTTCCCGATCAGGCTCCGGATATTTTTATGATCAAGGCGCCTGGTTTCCCTGAAACTGAGAGCTGAGGCATAGACCGCAATTCCCATCAGGAAAATCGCGCCTTTCTGGGTGTTGATACCTGAAGTGGCGGAAAACATATTGTCTTCCATGGTCATGCCCAGGCAGCGGATCACGGAAAGATGCAGATTTTCCGGCCATTCCCCGGCTAGCGCAGCTTCCGCGATCCTCAGGTAACCAGGAGCGAGGGCTGAGGTGCTGGAGAGATAGGTGAAAAAATCCATATCCTTGTGGCTGCCTGAAGAAATCCTGGTGACCAGGCCGGGCTTGGGATGCACCGAAGCCTCGGTCAGCAGGGCTGAAACCGCGAATTCTGTGAGCCTGTCGATCATTTTCCGGTTTTCCAGTTTGCGCAGATACTCAGCCAGCAGTTCTTCGCAGCTCTGGCGAAGGTCTGCTGTAGCATGCGAGCGTTCCATCATGCAGAGAATGGCTGAGCGGTCGCAGAGCAGGCATTGCCTTCTGCGGTTTCCTGAAATAGGAATACCGGACTCATCATACACGTCAAGATCCAGAAGCCTTCCTGCCTGATGATTCCGCTCAAAGCAGGCGCACTTTTCCTTCAGTTCAGTCAAAGCCTTCAGTCCCATCCCTCCCAGCGGCAGGAACAGGAAATGTCCGGCCTCGTCCAGGCCGAAACCCGGATTTTTGACCTGTTGAAATGTGGAAAGAAAGCGCAGCGCTTCCTTAGAAGTGGCAAGAAATGCCTTTTCGATCAGGGGTGAGGTCTTGGGATAGCCCGGAACATTGAGCGAAAAAGTGACAAAAGCCTGGCCGGACTGCTTGCGCGACATCCAGCGGTTTTCGCGGGCCTCGATAACCAGTTCCAGTGGTGATTTTTTCATATGAATATATTACCATACAGTATGAATCATTAGAAAATCAAAGGTTTGTAAAATGGATTAAACATGAAATTCTACGCAGATTTCCATATCCACTCCCATTACTCTCTCGCTACCAGCAAGCAATTGACTCCGGAGCACCTGGACTACTGGTGCAGGGTGAAAGGCATGAATGTCGTGGCTACAGGTGATTTCACCCATCCGGGCTGGATCGCTGAGCTGAAAGACAAACTGGGACCTGCAGAAGACGGGCTTTTCAGACTGAAAAAAGAAATACAGCTTCCTGAGGCGGCTCAACTTCCTGGTGCAGCCTCGACTGTCAGATTCCTCCTGAGCGCTGAGATCAGCAGCATCTATAAGAAAAACGACCGGGTGCGCAAGGTCCACAATCTGCTCTTTGTGCCGGATTTCGCGTCTGCGGAGCGCCTGAATCGCAGGCTTTCAGAAATCGGCAATCTCAAATCCGACGGGCGGCCGATCCTTGGCCTTGACTCCAAGCGGTTGCTGGAAATCTTCCTGGAAGAGTGTCCGGACGGATTTCTGGCTCCTGCCCATGTCTGGACACCCTGGTTTTCCCTGCTCGGCGAAAAATCCGGTTTTGACCGGCTCACTGACTGTTACGAAGATCTTTCACAGCATATTTTTGCTGCGGAAACCGGGCTTTCCTCAGACGCCCCAATGAACTGGCTGGTCAGCACGCTTGATCAGTGCACACTGCTCGCCAATTCGGATGCTCATTCCCCGGACAGGATCGGCAGGAATGCCAATATTCTCCACACTGAACTCTCATTTTTCTCCATAAAACAGGCAATGCAGTCCGGCGGACAGGTGGAGACAGTGCACCTCTTTCCACAGGAAGGCAAATACCATTTCGACGGGCATCGCAAATGCGGGATCTGCTGGGACCCTCTCACTACGCTCAAGAACCGCTGTCTCTGCCCGGTCTGCGGGAAAAAAGTGGTGGTAGGAGTAATGCACAGAGTGGCGGTTCTGGCAGACAGATCCGATATCTCAACCAGACCGAAATGTGCCCCATTCCATTCCATCATCCCGCTGCGCGAGCTGCTCTCTGAAATTATCGGATCAGGCGAATCCTCAAAAAAGGTCTTGAAAGTCTATTTTGAACTGATCCAGAAAGCAGGAAATGAACTTTTCATGCTGCTCGAACAGCCGCTCGAAGATCTGGGAAAGCTTTCCCCTGAACTTTCAGAAGCTGTCAGAAGGATGCGGGCCAGGGAGGTTTTCATCAGTGAGGGATATGACGGAGAATATGGTACTGTCAAGGCTTTCAGACCTGGCGAGGCGAAATCATTCGGCCGGAATTCCGGTTTTTTTCAAGGGCAGGTGAAGCTGTCACCCAGGCCGCTTGTCTGCTTTGATGTAGCAGAATTTCAACGACTGGGAAATTATTCCGGGGAAGAGCTTCAATCTCCTGTGATTGAAGCTGGAGCCAACCCGCAGCAGGAAGAAGCAATCCGACATTTCCAGGGACCTGCTCTGATCCTGGCAGGTCCGGGAACCGGAAAGACCAGAACCATTGTCGAGCGC
Proteins encoded:
- a CDS encoding triphosphoribosyl-dephospho-CoA synthase; amino-acid sequence: MKKSPLELVIEARENRWMSRKQSGQAFVTFSLNVPGYPKTSPLIEKAFLATSKEALRFLSTFQQVKNPGFGLDEAGHFLFLPLGGMGLKALTELKEKCACFERNHQAGRLLDLDVYDESGIPISGNRRRQCLLCDRSAILCMMERSHATADLRQSCEELLAEYLRKLENRKMIDRLTEFAVSALLTEASVHPKPGLVTRISSGSHKDMDFFTYLSSTSALAPGYLRIAEAALAGEWPENLHLSVIRCLGMTMEDNMFSATSGINTQKGAIFLMGIAVYASALSFRETRRLDHKNIRSLIGKICRGLTAELESPGATHGQMAHEKFGITGARGEVEAGFPLVFKEALPILSVCRNRGFDQDTACRLTLSAIIAENDDTNLYFRGGLKKALAVKKLAAAVVALFRKKATLKQLGRAFERLCDYCGKNNLSCGGSADLLAVSLFFESISELQNHR